The genomic stretch CCTCTGTGGCCAAGCGCATCTCGGTTTGCATTGATTTTATTCAGCCGAAGTTAACGCTTTAACGCCACGCCTGCGCATAACGCATGCCCTGCCGACAACGTAATATTTTGTCAACATTTCCCTGTGCTTAGATACACCTTTTTCCTCGGTTTACCTTGGCAAAATTGATACAAATCAAATTTGCTTGTCACGGGGTTTCCCTCGTGGCGACTAAACCAATCCAGTCGCAATGACGTAATAGTCAATAAAGATGGGGCTGACTTGCCTTTACCATCACTGGTTTGTTTCATTTTTTGAGGAAAAAAGATGTTAGATACCCTCATGTTGTCGCGGATCCAATTCGCCGCCAATATCAGTTTCCACATATTGTTCCCCACCATCACCATCGCTTTGGGCTGGATGTTGGTGTTTTTCAAATGGCGCTATGTGCGAACGCAGGCCCAGCAGTGGCTCGATCTCTACTATTTCTGGGTCAAGGTATTCGCCTTAACCTTTGCTTTGGGGGTGGTGTCGGGCATCACCATGAGTTTCCAGTTTGGCACCAACTGGCCGGGTTTTATGGAACGCGTCGGTAACGTCGCCGGCCCTTTGCTCGGCTATGAAGTGATGACCGCCTTTTTTATGGAAGCAACTTTCCTTGGCGTGATGCTGTTTGGCCGCGGCCGTGTGCCGGAGTGGCTGCACACCTTAGCGACCGTTTTGGTGGCGGTGGGAACCACTCTTTCGGCGTTCTGGATTTTGGTGCTCAACAGTTGGATGCACACCCCAACAGGACACGAAGTGATCGACGGTATCGTGCATGTCACCAGTTGGAAAGAGGTGATTTTTAACCCTTCCATGCCGTATCGATTCGCGCATACTCTGCTCGCTTCTGCGCTGACTGCCAGCTTTTTGATCGCCGGGATCAGCGCTTACCAAGTGCTGCGCGATGGCAAAAACCAAGCGGCGAAACTCGGGCTAAAGGTGGCGGTGAGCGTCGCAGCCATCACCATTCCTGTACAGATCTTGGTGGGCGATCTACATGGCCTCAACACCTTGGAGCATCAGCCAGCGAAAATCGCCGCGATGGAAGGGGTGTGGCAGACCGAGCGTGGCGCGCCTTTGCTGCTGTTTGCCGTGCCTAATGAAGAGACGCGCAGCAACGATTGGGCCATCGGCATTCCGCACTTGGCAAGTTTGATTTTAACCCATGAGATGGATGGTGAAATCGTTGGCTTAGATGCCTTCGCACCGGATCACCCTCCGGTCGCGCCGCTGTTTTTTGGCTTTCGCGTGATGGTGGGCGTCGGCGTGCTGATGCTGCTAGTCAGCTGGTTCGGCGCTTGGCATTTTTGGCGCAACAAACCCGTGCCGAAACCGTACATGTATGCTTTGGTGGGAATGACTTTCTCCGGTTGGGTCGCCACTCTTGCAGGCTGGTACGTAACCGAAATTGGCCGTCAACCTTGGCTGGTGAGCGGCGTTTTGCGCACCTCTGAGGCCGTCACGCCTGTGGCAAGCAGCTCGGTCGGCATCTCGCTCGCACTCTATCTGGTTACCTATGTAGTGCTGCTCGTCGCCTACATCCACACCTTGTTCTACCTCGCGCGCAAAGGCATACAAGCCGCGCCGATTTCCTCAACCGCTTCAAAGGCCGAGTTATGATGCAGTATCTTCCAGAAATTTATCTTCTGTTACTTGGATTTACCGTGTTTATGTACGCGGTACTGGATGGCTATGATCTCGGTGTTGGCATCTTGCTGCCGCGCAATGATGTGGGGCAACGCGATCGGATGATCGCCTCAATCGGCCCGTTTTGGGATGCCAATGAAACTTGGCTGGTGCTGGCGGTGGGTATTCTACTGATTGCTTTTCCCACCGCGCACAGCTTGATTTTTACTGAGCTCTACTTACCGACAGCACTGATGCTGATTGCCCTTATCATGCGCGGAGTGGCGTTCGATTTTCGTGCCAAAGCCAAAGCGGATCACAAAGAGCATTGGGATCTCTGCTTCAAGCTCGGCTCGCTGCTCGCCGCGTTAACCCAAGGCTATATGATTGGCCGCTATGTGGTGGGTTTTGATGCTTCGCTGGCCGCCTATGGTTTTGCTGTGCTCAGCGCGTTGTGTGTTGCTGCGGCCTACGTGTACATTGGCGGCGCATGGCTGGTGCTCAAAACCGAGGGCGAATTGCAAGTGCGCGCTGCGCGTTGGTCGCGCAAAGCGGGTTGGCTCGCCGCACTGGGCGTGCTGGCGGTAAGCGTGGTAAACCCATGGGTTAACTCCGCCGTGGCCGAGCGTTGGTTCAGCTTCCCTGAAGTGATTTTACTTGCGCCGATCCCGCTTATTGTGCTCGCCACCATTTTGGTGGTGGATCGCTATCTAAAGCGGGTGCCGACGGTCAATGACGCAGGCGTGCAATGGCCATTTTTTGGTGTGGCGCTGATTTTCGGCTTGAGTTTCTTAGGGCTCGCCTACAGCTTTTTCCCAGAAATCGTCCCCGGAATGATGACGGCCCAGCAAGCCGCCTCCTCACCCGACACCTTAATGGTGGTGGGTATTGGCGTGGTCATTGTGATGCCGACCATCTTGCTTTACACCTTTTTCGTCTATCGGATCTTTAAAGGCAAAGCAACCGATCTCAGTTACTTGTAATTGAAACTAGCAGCATGTGTTCGCAGGGCTTTGCACATCGTGCGGGCGGTGACATTCACCGCCCGTTTTGTATTGGCGCTAGAGGCACAAATCAAACACAAAGAAGAATGTGGCCTGCTGCAGGACGCAGATTGAACCGATTAAAGCCGCATTAGGTTGCAAAGCTAGTCATTATTTTCGTTAGCACCGCTGCTTGCTGCCTCCTTTCGCAGCCCCACATTCGACAGTTGCACAGGAACAAAGCCAGGTAACGCTTCGACTCGCTTCAGCCACACTTGCACATCAGGGAAATCCGCCAAACTTATGCCGCCTTCTGGCGCTAATTTGATATAACTGTAGAGGGCTAAGTCAGCAATAGTCGGCGCGCTTCCCACCAACCATTGGCGGCCATGTTGGTAGCTCTGGAGCTGTTTTAGCAGCTTATATGCTTCTTGAGTCAGCGGTTCACTGTCTATCGCTCGGTGAAATAAATTCGCCGCGCGCAGTTTGGCGATTGAGCCTGCGAGTCGATGCGCGGCAAGAGAAAGAAACTGTTCAATATGCGCGCGCATTTGCGGTGAATCCGGCAGCCATTGCCACTCTTTATCATAAACGCTGGCGAGATACACCAAGATAGCGTTTGAGTCAGCGATGACCGTTTCACCATCCACCAGTACGGGGATCTGGCCAAAGGGGTTAAGCGCCAAGAATTCGGCTTGTTGATGCTCCCCAGCAGGCAGATCAACGGTAATGAGTTCAAAATCCAATTCGAGCATACTCAATAGCATATGCGCGCGGTGTGCATGCCCTGAAAAGGGGTGCCAATATAGTTTAAGCATCGTTTTCTCCTAACTGATTATTTTTCTATTTAAGAACAACTTGCTAAGAAGAAAAACCCCGCTAACATGGAATGATAATTTCCACTATGTTGATAATGCATGGATACTATCGATGGCATGAGAACAGTGGTAGCCGTCATAGAGACAGGCTCATTCACTGCCGCCGCAGAACGTTTAGGTATTTCTAAATCCCTTACCTCCAAATACGTTAACAATGTCGAAGAGCAGCTCGGAGTCAAACTGTTTCATCGCACGACCCGCAAGCTTTCTGTCAACCAGTCTGGCCACGAATACTACATTCAAGCGCAACATGTTTTGGCCAATCTTGATAAGTTGTACCAGCAGCTCCATGCCAAAAACAGGGAGGTCTCCGGGCCTTTGCGTATAACGGCCTCGCAAGGTTTTGCCGAGGAACTATTAAGTCCGCTTATTCCTGAGTTCCACCTTCGCTATCCAAATATTCAAATTGATATCATCGTTACCAATCAGAAGCTTAACTTAGTTGAGCAAGCGATAGACATCGCGTTTCGTGCCAGTGAACTACCAGACTCCAGTTTGAGATATCGTAAGATAATGTCACTTCAAAGCTCGGTGTATGCCGCACCCGATTTAGCAAAGCGGTATAGACAAGGTATGGCGCTGTCACAACTTCCTTGCCTTATCGATAGCAACCTTCACCCGACAGCGCGTTGGCCTGTGCTCAGCTCTTTGGGCCAAGGGAATAGTTTTACCGTAAACACCGTTTTCAAAAGCAATAGCCCAAGGATGATCCGCCAATTGACGCTTTCAGCGGTCGGGGCAAGTTATCAACCGGATATTATCGTTGCCCCGTATGTAAAAAAGGGCTTATTGCAAAAGCTTGATGTCGGTTTTAAGCCGCTTGAGTATCCGTTAAACGCACTATATGGCGGAGGCAATTACCAGCCTGAACGAGTAAAAGTCTTTTTGGACTTTGTGATTGATAAGCTCGCTACGGCGAATGGAAATGACATAAATACAAAGACTTAACACTGAAGCGTGTATTGTTATAGATAGCAACTTATCAGAGCCTATATATAAGGACATATTTGTAAGCTAGCGGTGCAGCTAGATCTAAATTGCCCCATTGCGTGTTCATTAGCAGCAGTAATTGATTACTAATCCTTATTTTAAAACACCCTCAATAAGATACTAATTGCTTATTGGGGTCACTTAGTTCGAACTTAGCCCAACATCTAAAAAAACCGATTTAAAGATTGTCGTTTTTGTTCAATCTTATCGAGCAGACATTGCTTATTATATGTGGCATCCGAAAGCGAGGCACTTCTTAGATAAAGGTGGAAGGCTTTCCGGTAAATCAAAAAAATTAGGTAAAAAGCGATGTTAGACATTAAACCAATCGAAAATCTAGAAGAAATCAGCCCACTAAAGCAAGCATATTTTGCACAATCAACAGCACCGCTTGATGGTATGTGGCACTTTGGATTTGTACCCATGTCTACCCACTTTGGGTTTTATGAGCAAGAAACCCTAGTTGGATACTGCTGCATCAATGGCGAAGGTTATATGTTGCAGTTCTACTTGAGTAATGATGCTAAAATGGATGCAAAAGAACTTTTCACGCTTATCGCAGAACAAAATAGCTCAGTCATTGGGGCTGTAAATGGCGCATTTGTCAGTACAGCAGAGCCACAGTATCTGTCACTTAGCCTTGATAACGCATCAGCAGTGAAGGTTAATTCTCTGATGTACAAGCAAAAAGAGGCGAGTAAGCAAAGCATTAACCCTGAGTTTGAACTAAAGCGAGCAGAGTCAGAGCAACTGGAGCAGTTTGTTGAGTTTGCAGCCACTACTATTGGCGCACCAGAGCAGTGGCTTACAGGCTACTTTGGTAACCTGATTAATCGTAAAGAGTTATTCGGTTACTGGAGCGAGAATGAACTTATTGCAACGGGCGAGTGCCGTCTGTCTGATGAGTACCAAACGGAATATGCAGACCTTGGCATGATTGTCGCTCAATCACAACGTGGAAAAGGCATTGCTACTCAACTGCTTAAATGGTTAGTTAACTCAGCTAATCAGCGTGGTTTAACGCCTATCTGTTCTACTGAGAGCAGCAATGTAGGTGCACAAAAAGCTATTAAACGTGCGGGTTTATCATCTTCAAACCGCATTGTTCAGGTTGAATTTAACAACAAATAACTTGTTATCCCTCTTGCTGTGGTAAGGGGGATTTTTGTTTACGACGATCTGACTTATAGTACCCTTAATCAATAAACCTAACGGAAATGGTTATGATCCATTGGCTAAAGTCGCCAAACTCACCATGTGTTTCCCAATATGTAGAATGCTATTGGTTGATTGATAAGTGCCCTGATTCAGAGACTTATCAATTCCCAAAGCTCAACCCTGACCCATCGGCACATTTGATTCTTTCACCTCACAATCAAGCCTACTCTTATGACCTGAACCCGAGCATAGCGAAGGGAGAAGGCAGCCATTGGCTTTATCCACATCGGCAGACCTTTGAATTAGATCACTCTAAGCCATTTGTTCATCTTGGTATCAAGTTTCGTGTCGGCGCTCTTTACTGTTTACCCGATTTTTCTGCCAATCCTTTGGCACTAGATGAAGTGGAGTCAGTGGAAGACTCAACATTGTTCAAGCAATTAGGTATGGATGAAAGCAAACTGATTGAACAGGCTCGAACTAATCCACAGCAGTGTGTAGAGCAGTTAGATACGATGCTGTCGCCTTGGTTAGAACAGTGCACCGAAGATCAGCACAGTAAAATCACTCGCAATGTACTTAAACATCTAGACCAGAGTACGATATCTGAACTGGGTGAAAAACTGTATTGTTCACAAAGAACCCTAGAAAGAAGCTTTCAACGCACCACAGGGCTTACCCTTAAACAGTGCCAGTCGATGAATAGATTAGAAGCAATGCTAGAGTATCTCTATCAACGTGAATCGACTGAACTAGATTGGGTTGAAGTTGTCTTCAAATTTGGTTTTAGTGATCAACCTCACTTGATCCGCCACCTTAAAAAACAGCTTGGCTTTACACCTAAAACTTATGAGAAAGAGCGAGGGTTGACGATTGATGTCTATGGTGGCGTTAGTTCAAAATCAAAGTTAGGCTGATGGAACTATTCAATGGGCACTAACACATTACAGAACCTAATCTAAAGTGAAAGTATTGACGTGATGATTCTAGCTCGCTTTTGTCCAAAAACAAGTTAATCCCCAAAGATTTACACTGTAAAAAGGCGTACTGCGCCCTTCTCTATTCAGCCCCTTTGGGTTGGCTTTGCATCACTAAACATCCACCAATCAGGGCAATACCCAGCCAGCCAAGCAGAGAAATGCTCTCACCGACGATCCACACGGCCAGAAGGCTGGCGACCACGGGCTCAAACAGCGTCAGCAAGTTGGCATTGTGCACTTCGACATGGCGCAGCCCGTAGCCAAGCAGCAGGTAACCCGCGCACATAGGAAATAAAGCCATATACAAGGCAATGCTACTGTTGAGTGGGTTTGCGAACAAGTTCTCACCAGTCAGTGCTAGGCTTGGCAACAACAAGAGCGCGCCAAGGGCGAAGATAGCCCCTACCGCCGCTTGTGATTTCACCCCTTGAACGATCATCGCTTTCGCAACCCAAGAGTAAATCGC from Vibrio navarrensis encodes the following:
- a CDS encoding GNAT family N-acetyltransferase encodes the protein MLDIKPIENLEEISPLKQAYFAQSTAPLDGMWHFGFVPMSTHFGFYEQETLVGYCCINGEGYMLQFYLSNDAKMDAKELFTLIAEQNSSVIGAVNGAFVSTAEPQYLSLSLDNASAVKVNSLMYKQKEASKQSINPEFELKRAESEQLEQFVEFAATTIGAPEQWLTGYFGNLINRKELFGYWSENELIATGECRLSDEYQTEYADLGMIVAQSQRGKGIATQLLKWLVNSANQRGLTPICSTESSNVGAQKAIKRAGLSSSNRIVQVEFNNK
- a CDS encoding cytochrome ubiquinol oxidase subunit I, which codes for MLDTLMLSRIQFAANISFHILFPTITIALGWMLVFFKWRYVRTQAQQWLDLYYFWVKVFALTFALGVVSGITMSFQFGTNWPGFMERVGNVAGPLLGYEVMTAFFMEATFLGVMLFGRGRVPEWLHTLATVLVAVGTTLSAFWILVLNSWMHTPTGHEVIDGIVHVTSWKEVIFNPSMPYRFAHTLLASALTASFLIAGISAYQVLRDGKNQAAKLGLKVAVSVAAITIPVQILVGDLHGLNTLEHQPAKIAAMEGVWQTERGAPLLLFAVPNEETRSNDWAIGIPHLASLILTHEMDGEIVGLDAFAPDHPPVAPLFFGFRVMVGVGVLMLLVSWFGAWHFWRNKPVPKPYMYALVGMTFSGWVATLAGWYVTEIGRQPWLVSGVLRTSEAVTPVASSSVGISLALYLVTYVVLLVAYIHTLFYLARKGIQAAPISSTASKAEL
- a CDS encoding helix-turn-helix domain-containing protein, whose translation is MIHWLKSPNSPCVSQYVECYWLIDKCPDSETYQFPKLNPDPSAHLILSPHNQAYSYDLNPSIAKGEGSHWLYPHRQTFELDHSKPFVHLGIKFRVGALYCLPDFSANPLALDEVESVEDSTLFKQLGMDESKLIEQARTNPQQCVEQLDTMLSPWLEQCTEDQHSKITRNVLKHLDQSTISELGEKLYCSQRTLERSFQRTTGLTLKQCQSMNRLEAMLEYLYQRESTELDWVEVVFKFGFSDQPHLIRHLKKQLGFTPKTYEKERGLTIDVYGGVSSKSKLG
- a CDS encoding glutathione S-transferase family protein, coding for MLKLYWHPFSGHAHRAHMLLSMLELDFELITVDLPAGEHQQAEFLALNPFGQIPVLVDGETVIADSNAILVYLASVYDKEWQWLPDSPQMRAHIEQFLSLAAHRLAGSIAKLRAANLFHRAIDSEPLTQEAYKLLKQLQSYQHGRQWLVGSAPTIADLALYSYIKLAPEGGISLADFPDVQVWLKRVEALPGFVPVQLSNVGLRKEAASSGANENND
- a CDS encoding LysR family transcriptional regulator, translated to MDTIDGMRTVVAVIETGSFTAAAERLGISKSLTSKYVNNVEEQLGVKLFHRTTRKLSVNQSGHEYYIQAQHVLANLDKLYQQLHAKNREVSGPLRITASQGFAEELLSPLIPEFHLRYPNIQIDIIVTNQKLNLVEQAIDIAFRASELPDSSLRYRKIMSLQSSVYAAPDLAKRYRQGMALSQLPCLIDSNLHPTARWPVLSSLGQGNSFTVNTVFKSNSPRMIRQLTLSAVGASYQPDIIVAPYVKKGLLQKLDVGFKPLEYPLNALYGGGNYQPERVKVFLDFVIDKLATANGNDINTKT
- a CDS encoding cytochrome d ubiquinol oxidase subunit II, whose product is MMQYLPEIYLLLLGFTVFMYAVLDGYDLGVGILLPRNDVGQRDRMIASIGPFWDANETWLVLAVGILLIAFPTAHSLIFTELYLPTALMLIALIMRGVAFDFRAKAKADHKEHWDLCFKLGSLLAALTQGYMIGRYVVGFDASLAAYGFAVLSALCVAAAYVYIGGAWLVLKTEGELQVRAARWSRKAGWLAALGVLAVSVVNPWVNSAVAERWFSFPEVILLAPIPLIVLATILVVDRYLKRVPTVNDAGVQWPFFGVALIFGLSFLGLAYSFFPEIVPGMMTAQQAASSPDTLMVVGIGVVIVMPTILLYTFFVYRIFKGKATDLSYL